The following DNA comes from Desulfovulcanus ferrireducens.
CACCCTTTTTATCCCCTTATAATACCTGCCTACTTACGTATTGATCCGAAATATTACAAACAAGTTGTGTCTTTTCTTAAGGCAAGCCAGCAATTTAATTTTTGGGAGCGAGTAAGATATAAAAAGTTTGCCAATGATCAGCCCAGGATCCTGCTGATTACCAGCAAATATTTTTTAATGGGAGAAGTGATTGCGGCCTGTAAACGGCTTGGTATTCCCCATTATCTTTTGCAACTTGAGGACCAGAAGCTGGGGTGCGAAAAGTTTGTAAAAGATTTTTTACAAGCGGTTGTTGAATTTAAGCCTGATTTTGTTTTTACAATAAATCATCTGGGAGTTGATCGAGAGGGTATACTTGTTGAGCTTTTAGAGAGGTTAGAATTACCTCTAGCTTCCTGGTTTGTAGATAACCCTCATTTGATCCTGTACATGTATAATAATCTGACCAGTCCATGGACGACTATATTTACCTGGGATGCGGATAATATTGAGGAATTAAAGAAAAAGGGTTTTGAGCGTGTTTACTATCTGCCTCTGGCATCTGATATTTTCCGTTTCAGGCCTGGGATAGCCAGCAAAGATAACCGTTGGCAAAGCGATATTTCTTTTGTTGGAAATTCAATGGTAGCCAAGGTGAGAAGTAAATTAAAAAAGATAGCGTCTTTTCAAGGCCTGCTCAACGGATACCATAAGGTAGCTAGGGCTTTTCTGGAGAGTAAAAAGCGTTCTGTAAATCTTTTATTAAAGTTAGAATTTCCGCACCTTTATAAAGAGTGGCAGAGATTGCCTGATATTGAAAAGAAACTTGAGTTCGAGGCCATGGTTACCTGGGAGGCAACGCGTATTTATCGTAAGCTATGCGTAAAGGAAATTCTGCCTTTTTCTCCCTTGATAGTCGGGGATAAGGGGTGGCAGGAAACATTTGGGAGCAATGACTGGCAATGGCATCCTGAACTTAATTATTACCGTGATCTGCCGCAATTTTATCCCTGTTCTAAAATTAATTTTAACTGTACCAGCGCACAGATGAAAGGCGCAGTTAATCAAAGAGTTTTTGACGTGCCGGCTACCGGTTCTTTTTTGCTTACTGACTACCGCTATCAGATTGAAGATTTATTCGTCCCTGAAAAGGAGGTTGTTTTTTATAGAGATGTTGGAGAAATTGGGGAAATGGTGAGGTTTTACCTGGCCAGGCCGGAAAAGAGAGAAAAGATTGCCAGGGCTGCTTATCTGCGAGTAAAAAAGGATCATACTTATGAAAAACGCATACAGTTTCTTTGTAATAAAATGAAAGAAATATACAAATAGGATCAGGGGCTAAACCTTAAACTTATTTATGGTTAAACCAATTTTAGTTTTACAGATGCAGCGCATGGGGGATTTGATTTTATCTTTCCCCCTTTTTTTATGGCTGTCCCGGACTTACCATCACACTCCGGTATGGACTGTTGCCGAAGAAGATTTTTTCCAGGGTCTGATGCCGATTTCACCTCAGGTAGTATATGTCCCGTGGAATAATTATTCTTATATTTTAAAGGAAAAATATTCTCTGGTCATAAATTTAAGCCACAGAAGAGAGGCAGCATGGCTAGCCGGGCAGATAAAGGCTGACGAAAAAATCGGTCCTTATCTGGACAGGGATGATTACCAATATATTGCAGGAAAGTGGCAACTATACAGGGCGAGTCTCGTCCAAAGTAACAGGCATAATCGTTTTCATTGGGCAGACTTGAATGCCCTGGATGTGATTCCTTTTGATCTGATGAAAAGCACAATTTGGCCTGAGCCTAGGATATTACCTTCGAACGGAAACAAGGTGGGTTTATTTTTAGGTGCCAGTGAGCGGAGTAAGCGTCCTTCCGCAAGGTTTTGGAGTCTTCTGGCTCA
Coding sequences within:
- a CDS encoding CgeB family protein; the encoded protein is MNSTNPTNTTDFDIVVDTGEQKVCLLGPYGVKRIEEEVRQLVKQKQVLPVLVGSGTKEILHTVLEAWSGPVAIVDKEEKILVQTKVFEEFGQKKNIFWVREYNASRALKKLTAWQMDHGGHPFYPLIIPAYLRIDPKYYKQVVSFLKASQQFNFWERVRYKKFANDQPRILLITSKYFLMGEVIAACKRLGIPHYLLQLEDQKLGCEKFVKDFLQAVVEFKPDFVFTINHLGVDREGILVELLERLELPLASWFVDNPHLILYMYNNLTSPWTTIFTWDADNIEELKKKGFERVYYLPLASDIFRFRPGIASKDNRWQSDISFVGNSMVAKVRSKLKKIASFQGLLNGYHKVARAFLESKKRSVNLLLKLEFPHLYKEWQRLPDIEKKLEFEAMVTWEATRIYRKLCVKEILPFSPLIVGDKGWQETFGSNDWQWHPELNYYRDLPQFYPCSKINFNCTSAQMKGAVNQRVFDVPATGSFLLTDYRYQIEDLFVPEKEVVFYRDVGEIGEMVRFYLARPEKREKIARAAYLRVKKDHTYEKRIQFLCNKMKEIYK